DNA from Terriglobia bacterium:
AGCGAACTCGACCTGAAGAAGACGCAACTCGCCAGCGCACAGGTGGCATTGAGCATCGCCGAGGCTGAGGCGCAGGCAGATGTGTATCGCGATCAGCTTTCACAACTTACCGGATTTCCGGCGGCATCGATTGAAACTGTCGCCGAATCGGTTCCAATTCCTCCCGACATCCCGCAAGATCCCAATGTCCCGGGCGATGCCGCGGATCGAAACCCCACGGTGCGCATGGCGTTCGAAAAGGCGAAGTCGGCAGAGTTGAGGGCCAAGGCCGAGCACAACCGGATGCTTCCGGCGTTTGACTTCGGCACCCAATACGCCCTGCTCTCGACTTTCAACAACTACGATCAGGTTTACAAAAAATTCACACGCAACAACTACACCTTTGGATTGAACATCCGCTTCAATTTCCTCAATTTCGGACAGCGCGCGGCGGCAGAAGCAGCCGATGCTGACGCGATCCGGGCGAAGAAAATGGCCGAGAGTGCCAAAGATGACGCCGAGCTCGAAGCCCTCAAATTGCAGCGCAGCTTGCGCCAATTGGCCGCGGCCAAAGATGTCGCCAAGCTGCAATGGGAGATCGCGCAGGCAGGAGTGGACGCCGTTCAGGCGAAGATCGAGACGGGCCAGGCCAGTTCGCGTGACCTGGAAGCCGCGCGCATGGACGCTAACGACCGGTATGCACAGTATCTTGACGCAAGCCAGCAGTTGTTCACGGCTACCGTGCAAATGCTGCGATCAACCGGGAAGATCCAGGAGTGGGCCCTGGAAAAATGAACTAATCGGGCCATCGTGCCAACGGAAGGCAACAACAGCGAAACTCATGGTCGGGCGGTGCTGGGTTGCAGGCCGGAAGTCAGTGCTTGCCGTATCTTCCCCTGGCGGTCTAGATGTATGGTTCCACGGGGCTTGAGGCAGCAAACAGGAGACAGTAAACAGGTAGAGATTCCCACAATGGCCCGATGCCTCGATTAGTTCACTCGTAGCGTAAGGATTCTGTTGGCTGGAGTTTCGAGGCGCGGTTGGCGGGTAGCCAGCCGAAAATCATTCCGGTCGAGAGGGAAACGACGAAGGCGGCCAGGATCGACCCGACCGAAATGGGGATATGCAGGTTCATATCGGTGGGGATCAGCGCGCCAGCGATGATGTCAATGCCGAGGGCGACGGCGATGCCGATGAGAGCGCCTACGCCACTGATCACCATTGCTTCGACAAGGAATTGGTACAGAATCTCCTGACGGCGCGCGCCTACGGCTTTCCTCAAACCAATCTCGCGCGTGCGCTCCGTAACCGTAACCAGCATGATGTTCATGATTCCCACGCCGCTGATGATGAGGGCGATGGTTCCGACTAGGAGAAGGACGGCAGTGAGCGCCATTGAAATCTTGCGCGCCGCATCAAGAATTGAAGTGAGGTTTTGAACGAGGTAGACAGCGCCTGGCCGATGGCGCGATTCCAGCAGGCGCTGCACTTCCCTGGTAACGACCGGGACATTATCGGCGCTGTCGGCCTGCACGTAGAGGGTGCGAATGTAGTTCTTGCCCGAGTAGTACTTGATCAGCGGAAACGGAATCAGCACTGATTCGGAGGTGATTTCGGACTGGCCGAAAGTCGCGACGCGCTCACGGAACACTGCGATCACCGTAAAGGTAAGCTCGCCGATGTGGATTTGGTTGCCGACCATGTTCTGGTCCGGCAGTTTCTTCGCCAGGTCCTGTGTGATCATGCAGGCCTTGCTGGCCGTTTGCATATCCACAGAATCGAAGAAGCGCCCCTTGAGAATCAACAAATTGCGGATTTTCTGGAAGCCTTCCGTGACGCCGATGAGAGTCACGGCCCGTTCCTGTCCGTTGATGACGACGCTCGATGACATGTCGTGAGTGCCGGCGGCTTCCACGACATGCGGAAGTTGCTTGGCTGCAGCAAGGTCCCCGAGGCTGATTTCGTCGGCGACTGGCCGTACGGGGGAGTTGCTGAAGTAGGAAGCGTAAACCAGGTTCGAACCCACGCCCTCGATCTGCGCCATGACGTAGGTTTTACCGATCAGGGCGATCGTGACCACCAGCACGATGCAAGCGCTCCCGATGACGACGCCGAGCATCGTAAGAGCAGCTTTGACCTTATTGGCCCGAAGCGCGTCCATGGCGACGCGGATTGTCTCGCGGCTGAACATGCGAAAGTTGGTTCTAATATAAACCCTGGGTTGTGGGGAGTGTTTTAGTTTGCATACGTATGTGAGAACGCAAAATGGCGAAGCCGGAAATCAGGAGTCAGCCGGCAGAGCGAAAATACCAAAAGAGTATCGATATCAGTCCTATCCTTTACCATCCGCCCGGCGGTTCGAAGGAGTTGCGCCCTTGATGCTCTGCCCTCACCTTGCGGTTCAACTTAGGTGTTGGTACTTCGGTTCCACGTGTTTATTCCGCCACACTTGAAACCATTTGAGACCTCCGGGCTGCCGTCCGCATCTCATTTGTTACGTTCCAGTTGCAATTACGCGACACCCGGGAGCTATGGTCTGTTAACATACCGAAGATACGAACTATGGCCTTGAAGACACTGTTTTTGAACCCACCCTCGTTTGAGAATTTTGATGGCGGAGCCAGTTCGCGTTGGCCCGCAACTCGCGAGATTGAGTCCTACTGGTACCCGGTATGGCTGGCCTATCCGGCCGGCATGCTGGAAGGTTCACGCCTGCTGGACGCTCCGCCGCACCACATCGACGCTCAGCAGACGATTGAAATCGGTAAAGAATACGAATTCCTGGTGCTATTCACCTCGACACCCGGCTTCCCCGGAGACATGAGGCTGGTCGAGGCCATGAAGGCCGCCAACCCCAAGTTGAAGGTTGCGTTTGTCGGCCCACACGTCACTACCCTGCCCGAGCAGGCCTTAAACGATTGCCCCGCTATCGATTTCGTGGTCCGCAAAGAATTCGACTATGCGGTGGTCGAGTATGCCAACGGCAAGGCCCTGGAAGATATTTTGGGGGTCAGTTACCGCAAAAACGGGCGGGTGGTTCACAATCCGGATGCGCCCTCGATCAGCAACCTGGACGCTCTGCCACACGTGACCGAGATTTATGCGCGGGATCTGGACATCCGACGGTATAACGTTCCGTTCCTGCTGCACCCCTTTGTCTCGCTCTACAGCACCCGTGGATGCCCCGCACAGTGCACCTTCTGCTTGTGGCCGCAGACCTTGAGCGGCCATCCCTGGCGCAAGCGCTCCAGCGACGACGTTGCCGCGGAGATGAAGAAGGCCAAAGAGCTCTTCCCCTACGTGAAAGAGTTCTTCTTCGACGACGACACGTTCAATATCCAGAAAGCCCGCACCATCGAACTTTGCGCCAAGCTGAAGCCCCTTGGTCTTACCTGGTCCTGCACCTCGCGCGTCACTACCGACTACGAGACGCTGAAGGCGATGAAGGAAGCCGGATGCAGGCTCCTGATCGTCGGCTACGAGTCTGGAGATCCGCAGATTCTGAAGAACATCAAGAAGGGCGCCACCGTCGAGCGCGCACGCGATTTCACTCGCGACTGCCACAAACTCGGCCTGATCGTTCACGGCGACTTCATCCTCGGTCTTCCTGGCGAAACCAGGGAAACCATTCGCCGTACCATCGAGTTCGCCAAGGAACTGGACGTCGAAACCATCCAGGTCTCCATCGCACACGCCTACCCGGGAACCGAGTTCTACGATTTCGCGCGCGAGAATGGCTTCATTATCAACGAGCAGCAGATGGTCGACGCCGGCGGACACCAGGTCGCGCACGTCCAATATCCCGGCCTCCCTGCCGACTACGTCATGGAGATGGTGCACCGCTTCTACGACGAGTACTACTTCCGCCCCAAGGCTATTTTCCGCATAGTCAGGAAGGCTCTGTTTAATGGTGAAGAGCGCCGGCGCCTGTACAAAGAGGCAAAAGCCTTCATGACGCTGCGAGCCGCCCGCAACAAAGCCGTCCAAGAGAAGCGGACGCAGGCGGTACGGCTGCCACAGCCGGCGCCAAATCCGTTCCCAATCCTCCAGCATGCTGAGGCGAAAGAAGAGACGCTGAGCGTTTCGAACGATTAGAACCTTTACCAAGGCACCGAGAAAATTCCGGTCAAAAGCAAAGGACGAAGCCGTGCAGGCTTCGTTCTTTGTCTTTTTGATCAAGATATCTGTGCCTCGGGTGTCTCTGTGGGAGCTGTGTTTTTCGTTTTTGTGACAATCGCGAGACGTCCCGTTTACCCTGCTTTGCTACAATTTTGAAGTAATGACTCCTGCTGCTCCATTTTGTGATGTGCCGACGGCATTGGACGAGATCCGCGCCGGGCGCATGATCATCGTCGTTGACGACGAGGATCGCGAGAACGAAGGCGACCTGACCATGGCCGCCGAGAAGATCACGCCAGAGGCCATCAACTTCATGGCCAAACATGGGCGCGGCCTCGTCTGCCTTGCAA
Protein-coding regions in this window:
- a CDS encoding TolC family protein, giving the protein MTAAFAEPITFRRAVEAALKHSGTMAIAQADQTKTYQEYLSAKDSYLPSVAFGSGVGYSVGIPLAIVGTAPSIFNVTTQQSVFDPALRKSIEAAKVDWKATDLDLVDKKNAVIMQTAVAYSGLDNVTSKLKILHEAQAAAQQAEYISQQRLKQGIDSELDLKKTQLASAQVALSIAEAEAQADVYRDQLSQLTGFPAASIETVAESVPIPPDIPQDPNVPGDAADRNPTVRMAFEKAKSAELRAKAEHNRMLPAFDFGTQYALLSTFNNYDQVYKKFTRNNYTFGLNIRFNFLNFGQRAAAEAADADAIRAKKMAESAKDDAELEALKLQRSLRQLAAAKDVAKLQWEIAQAGVDAVQAKIETGQASSRDLEAARMDANDRYAQYLDASQQLFTATVQMLRSTGKIQEWALEK
- a CDS encoding ABC transporter permease; the protein is MFSRETIRVAMDALRANKVKAALTMLGVVIGSACIVLVVTIALIGKTYVMAQIEGVGSNLVYASYFSNSPVRPVADEISLGDLAAAKQLPHVVEAAGTHDMSSSVVINGQERAVTLIGVTEGFQKIRNLLILKGRFFDSVDMQTASKACMITQDLAKKLPDQNMVGNQIHIGELTFTVIAVFRERVATFGQSEITSESVLIPFPLIKYYSGKNYIRTLYVQADSADNVPVVTREVQRLLESRHRPGAVYLVQNLTSILDAARKISMALTAVLLLVGTIALIISGVGIMNIMLVTVTERTREIGLRKAVGARRQEILYQFLVEAMVISGVGALIGIAVALGIDIIAGALIPTDMNLHIPISVGSILAAFVVSLSTGMIFGWLPANRASKLQPTESLRYE
- the hpnJ gene encoding hopanoid biosynthesis associated radical SAM protein HpnJ, whose protein sequence is MALKTLFLNPPSFENFDGGASSRWPATREIESYWYPVWLAYPAGMLEGSRLLDAPPHHIDAQQTIEIGKEYEFLVLFTSTPGFPGDMRLVEAMKAANPKLKVAFVGPHVTTLPEQALNDCPAIDFVVRKEFDYAVVEYANGKALEDILGVSYRKNGRVVHNPDAPSISNLDALPHVTEIYARDLDIRRYNVPFLLHPFVSLYSTRGCPAQCTFCLWPQTLSGHPWRKRSSDDVAAEMKKAKELFPYVKEFFFDDDTFNIQKARTIELCAKLKPLGLTWSCTSRVTTDYETLKAMKEAGCRLLIVGYESGDPQILKNIKKGATVERARDFTRDCHKLGLIVHGDFILGLPGETRETIRRTIEFAKELDVETIQVSIAHAYPGTEFYDFARENGFIINEQQMVDAGGHQVAHVQYPGLPADYVMEMVHRFYDEYYFRPKAIFRIVRKALFNGEERRRLYKEAKAFMTLRAARNKAVQEKRTQAVRLPQPAPNPFPILQHAEAKEETLSVSND